In Phragmites australis chromosome 16, lpPhrAust1.1, whole genome shotgun sequence, one DNA window encodes the following:
- the LOC133895414 gene encoding uncharacterized protein LOC133895414 has product MVCQVLEVIAMEFFVKNRLPSAAGKISRAASPAAVDVHSIGAGNEICQVATGLQPIKTASLRTSRLQISLSCEGNESEKGEEELDNFRTQQSIGLFLVLPDDEQCI; this is encoded by the exons ATGGTGTGCCAAGTTTTGGAGGTGATAGCCATGGAGTTCTTCGTCAAGAATAG ATTGCCCTCTGCAGCTGGGAAGATTTCTAGGGCTGCATCCCCCGCAGCTGTTGACGTACATAGCATAG GTGCAGGGAATGAAATTTGTCAAGTGGCAACTGGTTTGCAGCCAATCAAAACTGCGTCCCTGCGCACGAGCAGATTGCAAATCTCACTAAGCTGTGAGGGTAATGAGTCagagaaaggagaggaagaatTGGACAATTTCCGAACACAGCAGAGCATCGGACTGTTCCTTGTATTGCCGGATGATGAGCAGTGCATTtga
- the LOC133895413 gene encoding pentatricopeptide repeat-containing protein At4g30825, chloroplastic, translated as MEGALGLGFCLPHAAFPSQRSATGGGSLLLRRRPPLAAARARRGGRSAPDAGSTSFTCHGFFLDNGRMKSHQRAILKKGVVCSLEVNGGGESTLCVSVPSETSSFTGDVPTGLSQNVVKGITGNRRSSAGRKNGGKLWRRLPGGKKLVRCRAPKHGTGKDRHGHKSVVNNDDVNAIFSCITQESSIEECNSVLIHLEKHSDEKALNFFDWMKANGKLKGNADAYHLALQAIAWKEDWKTAELLLHEMVADSDCTLDARAFNGLIYVCAKRRLGDWGTKWFHMMLEREVQPNVSTVGMLMGLYQKTGNLSEAEFTFAKMRNFKIKCVNAYSAMITLYTRLGLFAKSEDVINLMKHDGVFPNMENWLVRLNVYSQQGKMEEAELVLHSMVDEGFTLNVVAYNTLITGYGKISDMQKAKKVFGSLGSAGLAPDETTYRSMIEGFGRADKYEEAISYYRKLKSSGFRPNASNFYTMINLLARHDDNEGAAEILEDMRAASCQCSSIVTVLVRAYLTVGRVHKVLPILKACFYKKILFDATSCSILVTTFVKNSLLEEALGIMHEKKWKDSDFEDNLYHILICSCKEAGSYNDAVRIFNQMPKSETHPNLRISCSMIDVFSMMERFADAEAVYLELKASSCVLDMIAYSVIVRMYIKAGRLDDACSILEEMEKQKEIVPDKFLFLDMLRTYQKCGLLEKLTDTYYWILKSQVECDEAMYNCIINCCGRAIPVDELSRIFDEMVEHGHLANTVTLNVLLDIYGKAGLFNRAQKVFLMARKQGLTDIISYNTIIAAYAQSGNFRSMTYFVQRMQDAGFPVSLEAYNCMLNAYGKAGQLEEFAAVLQKMKRAKCNFDHYTYNIMINIYGRRGWIEDVANVLLELKSRGVEPDLYSYNTLIKAYGIARMPEDAVKLMQEMRIKGISPDRVTYTNLIAALQRNENFLEAVKWSLWMKQTGVVGCGTRA; from the exons ATGGAAGGAGCTCTCGGTCTCGGCTTCTGCCTTCCGCACGCGGCCTTCCCATCGCAACG ATCTGCCACCGGAGGGGGGTCGTTGTTGCTCCGCCGCCGGCCACCTCTGGCGGCCGCCAGAGCTCGCCGGGGTGGCAGATCCGCTCCTGACGCCGGCAGCACATCTTTCACTTGCCACGGGTTCTTTCTTGACAATGGGAGGATGAAGAGCCATCAGAGGGCAATTTTGAAGAAGGGCGTGGTTTGCTCTTTGGAGGTTAATGGTGGCGGGGAGTCTACGTTATGTGTATCTGTTCCATCTGAAACTTCAAGTTTCACTGGTGACGTTCCAACGGGTTTGAGTCAAAATGTGGTAAAAGGTATAACTGGTAATCGAAGAAGTTCTGCAGGAAGGAAGAATGGGGGGAAATTATGGAGGAGATTGCCGGGTGGCAAGAAGTTGGTGAGGTGTCGAGCTCCGAAGCATGGCACTGGAAAAGACAGGCATGGTCACAAATCTGTAGTGAACAATGATGATGTCAATGCAATTTTTTCTTGTATTACCCAGGAGTCTAGCATTGAGGAGTGCAATTCTGTCCTGATCCATCTCGAGAAGCACAGTGATGAGAAGGCTCTCAATTTCTTTGATTGGATGAAGGCTAATGGGAAGCTAAAGGGGAATGCTGATGCATATCACCTAGCTCTTCAAGCCATTGCCTGGAAGGAGGACTGGAAGACAGCTGAACTGTTGCTCCATGAGATGGTTGCCGATTCGGATTGTACATTGGATGCTCGAGCATTTAATGGGCTGATATATGTTTGTGCGAAAAGGAGGCTTGGTGATTGGGGAACAAAGTGGTTTCACATGATGCTTGAGAGAGAAGTGCAGCCGAATGTGTCTACTGTTGGTATGCTTATGGGCCTTTACCAGAAGACCGGGAACCTATCAGAGGCTGAATTCACTTTCGCAAAAATGCGGAATTTCAAGATTAAGTGTGTTAATGCTTACTCAGCTATGATTACTTTGTATACACGTTTAGGCCTGTTTGCCAAGTCCGAGGATGTTATAAATCTGATGAAACATGATGGAGTATTTCCAAACATGGAAAATTGGTTGGTGCGGTTGAATGTGTACAGTCAACAGGGTAAGATGGAGGAGGCCGAATTGGTATTACATTCCATGGTGGATGAAGGATTCACCCTGAATGTTGTGGCATACAATACTTTAATTACAGGATATGGAAAAATTTCTGACATGCAGAAGGCAAAGAAAGTGTTTGGCAGCCTTGGGAGTGCAGGTTTAGCTCCTGATGAAACCACCTACAGATCAATGATAGAAGGTTTCGGTAGAGCAGACAAATACGAAGAGGCAATTTCGTACTACAGGAAGCTGAAGAGTTCTGGCTTTCGACCAAATGCGTCCAACTTTTACACTATGATCAACTTACTAGCAAGACATGATGACAATGAAGGTGCAGCTGAAATTCTGGAGGACATGAGGGCAGCAAGCTGCCAGTGTTCATCAATTGTTACTGTTCTTGTTCGGGCATATTTAACAGTAGGAAGAGTACATAAGGTTCTTCCAATTCTAAAAGCTTGTTTCTACAAGAAGATTTTGTTTGATGCCACCTCTTGCTCTATTTTAGTAACAACATTTGTTAAAAATTCTTTACTAGAAGAAGCTTTGGGCATTATGCATGAAAAGAAGTGGAAAGATTCTGATTTCGAGGACAATTTATATCATATCTTGATATGTTCTTGCAAAGAGGCTGGCAGTTACAATGATGCTGTTAGGATATTCAATCAAATGCCTAAGTCTGAAACACATCCAAATCTCCGTATTTCTTGCAGTATGATTGATGTTTTCAGCATGATGGAGAGATTTGCTGATGCTGAAGCTGTATACCTTGAACTGAAAGCTTCGTCTTGTGTACTGGATATGATCGCTTACAGTGTAATTGTGAGGATGTACATTAAAGCTGGGAGACTAGATGATGCTTGTtcaattttggaagaaatggagaaacaaaaagaaatagtTCCTGATAAGTTCCTTTTCCTTGACATGCTTCGGACTTACCAAAAATGTGGCCTGCTCGAGAAGTTAACTGATACATATTACTGGATACTTAAGAGTCAAGTTGAATGTGACGAAGCCATGTATAACTGCATTATTAACTGCTGTGGGCGGGCCATACCTGTTGATGAGCTGTCAAGAATTTTTGACGAAATGGTTGAACATGGACACTTGGCCAACACTGTTACCCTCAATGTATTGCTAGATATATATGGAAAAGCTGGACTATTTAATAGGGCTCAAAAGGTATTTCTCATGGCTCGCAAGCAGGGACTGACGGATATCATATCATACAATACCATTATTGCAGCATACGCGCAAAGTGGCAATTTTCGTAGCATGACTTATTTCGTCCAAAGGATGCAGGATGCAGGGTTTCCTGTTTCTCTGGAGGCATACAACTGCATGCTGAATGCTTACGGAAAAGCAGGGCAATTGGAGGAGTTTGCTGCTGTTTTGCAGAAAATGAAGAGAGCAAAATGTAACTTTGATCACTACACTTACAATATAATGATCAATATATATGGGAGAAGGGGATGGATCGAAGATGTTGCAAATGTTCTTCTTGAACTAAAGAGCCGAGGTGTTGAACCAGATTTGTACAGTTACAATACCTTGATAAAGGCATATGGGATAGCGAGAATGCCTGAAGATGCTGTCAAACTGATGCAAGAGATGAGGATTAAAGGTATCAGCCCTGATCGAGTGACATACACTAACCTCATTGCTGCTCTACAAAGGAATGAAAATTTCCTCGAAGCTGTTAAATGGTCTCTCTGGATGAAGCAAACAGGAGTTGTAGGATGTGGAACTCGAGCATAA
- the LOC133895929 gene encoding uncharacterized protein LOC133895929: MLKLTEGQPYIRSWMLGSSCRYQIAIPTGFGSEEIDCLILATMAVEECHQETQVGDLPEVCLVHAIALTSPRDACRCAAVSLAFHAAAESDHVWCNFLPKLDRQDTIILQTPGQEHQEGRLSRPLRRRCPRRPRRLQGVAGEGERRRVLLAVGQEAQHAVGRRQVLLEMVAPAALQDW, from the coding sequence ATGCTCAAATTAACCGAGGGCCAGCCATATATAAGGTCTTGGATGCTCGGCTCAAGCTGTAGATATCAAATTGCCATTCCCACGGGGTTTGGATCGGAGGAGATAGATTGTTTAATTTTGGCGACGATGGCGGTGGAGGAGTGTCATCAGGAGACACAGGTGGGCGACCTCCCGGAGGTCTGCCTGGTGCACGCCATCGCGCTCACCTCCCCGCGCGACGCCTGCCGCTGCGCCGCCGTCTCCCTGGCCTTCCATGCCGCCGCCGAGTCCGACCACGTCTGGTGCAACTTCCTCCCCAAGCTAGACCGCCAAGACACCATCATCCTCCAGACACCCGGCCAAGAGCACCAAGAAGGACGCCTATCTCGGCCTCTGCGACGCCGGTGCCCTCGTCGACCACGGCGGCTGCAGGGTGTGGCTGGAGAAGGCGAGCGGCGCCGAGTGCTACTCGCGGTCGGCCAGGAGGCTCAGCATGCCGTGGGACGACGGCAAGTTCTGCTGGAAATGGTAGCCCCAGCCGCTCTCCAG